Proteins encoded in a region of the Elaeis guineensis isolate ETL-2024a chromosome 7, EG11, whole genome shotgun sequence genome:
- the LOC105048930 gene encoding LOW QUALITY PROTEIN: CBS domain-containing protein CBSX6 (The sequence of the model RefSeq protein was modified relative to this genomic sequence to represent the inferred CDS: inserted 1 base in 1 codon) — MALVFLHHVVGDLTVGKPELVEFSEAETVEAAIRAIGDCAEGAIAVWRRRAPQQQHQAHLQPAAEPRAARFVGMLNSLDVVAFLARSVGDHEKVMRTPVSEVVTPNPSLLKVVDPGTRLIDALEMMKQGVRRLLVRKSVAWKGISKRFSILYNGKWLKNIETSSPGAASSGPPFSSSLPDDKYCLLSREDVVRFLIGCLGALAPXPLSSISSLGAITPHYAHIEASSPAIEAIRKVPQDPCAIAVVETKSDGTHKIVGDISAYKLWKCDYLAAAWAMANLSAGQFVIGADDNSTTPISLPDFIINSPVEDIGASSRPRKFSSRSIGFFSNQTSQMAVGRLRSMYRGRSAPLTCKHTSSLAAVMAQMLSHRATHVWVTDAESEDILVGVVSFSDILHAVTKNPASAVPPAT, encoded by the exons ATGGCCCTGGTCTTCCTCCACCACGTCGTCGGCGATCTCACAGTGGGAAAGCCCGAACTCGTCGAGTTCTCCGAGGCGGAGACCGTCGAGGCCGCCATCCGCGCCATCGGCGACTGCGCCGAGGGCGCGATCGCCGTCTGGCGTCGCCGGGCTCCGCAGCAGCAGCATCAGGCGCATCTGCAGCCGGCGGCGGAACCGAGGGCGGCGAGGTTCGTCGGGATGCTGAACTCGCTGGATGTGGTCGCGTTCCTCGCGCGGTCGGTCGGGGACCACGAGAAGGTGATGAGGACGCCGGTCTCCGAGGTAGTCACCCCCAATCCGTCCCTCTTGAAGGTGGTCGATCCCGGTACAAG gttgatcgatgctctagAGATGATGAAGCAGGGAGTTAGGCGCCTTCTCGTGCGCAAAAGTGTTGCATGGAAAGGTATCAGCAAGCGCTTTTCCATTCTGTATAATGGCAAATGGCTCAAGAACATTGAAACCTCCTCTCCAGGTGCTGCTAGTAGCGGCCCACCATTCTCATCTTCTCTTCCTGATGACAAGTACTGCCTCCTCTCCCGAGAAGATGTGGTCCGCTTTCTAATTGGCTGCCTGGGTGCTCTTGCCC TCCCACTATCTTCTATCTCTTCTCTTGGAGCCATTACTCCACACTATGCTCATATTGAAGCCTCCTCTCCTGCCATTGAAGCAATTCGTAAGGTCCCTCAGGATCCTTGTGCCATTGCAGTTGTTGAGACAAAGTCGGACGGTACTCACAAGATAGTTGGAGATATCTCTGCATATAAACTGTGGAAATGTGATTACTTAGCAGCTGCATGGGCTATGGCAAACTTGTCAGCTGGACAATTTGTGATCGGTGCAGATGATAATTCAACGACTCCGATCTCTCTTCCAGATTTTATTATCAATTCGCCGGTGGAAGATATTGGGGCCTCTTCCAGGCCTAGAAAGTTCAGCAGCAGGAGTATTGGATTCTTCAGCAACCAAACAAGCCAGATGGCGGTAGGGAGGCTGAGGAGCATGTACAGGGGAAGGAGTGCGCCATTGACCTGCAAGCACACGAGTTCGCTGGCAGCAGTGATGGCCCAGATGCTGTCCCACAGGGCTACCCATGTTTGGGTAACTGATGCTGAATCAGAGGACATCTTGGTTGGCGTGGTTTCATTCTCTGACATTCTCCATGCGGTTACGAAGAACCCAGCAAGTGCAGTTCCTCCAGCCACTTGA